The Anabaena sp. PCC 7108 region AGAAACATCTTGGCCACAGCTTCAGTCTCTGGGTGAAACAGTGCAAACTGCATTGATGGCAAAAATTCTTTAGAGTATATTATTTAACCATACTGCACTGATGTTGACAGTTTCTAGTTTTTATATGCGTACATTCAGCGCCTTGTGTTTTTTAACTATTCAGGTATGTGTTAGCTTAATCACATCCATCCCACCTGTTGTAGCCCAGCCTTCGACATCTTCAGAACCAGCACCAGAGCAATTTTCCGCACCTGCTGCCAGTAATGAAAATCAGGAAATTTCACCACAATTCAGCCGCTATTTCTTAGGGATAGGAGATGGAATTGCCGTCGTTGTTCAGCGTCCTCCTGGAATTTACCGCTTAGGAGTTGGAGATTCTATTGCTGTAACAGTTGAGCGGTTTCCAGACTTAAGTTTTCAAGCGGCAATTAATTTAGAAGGAAACATTGTCGTACCGCTGTTGGGAGTCATATCTTTGCAAGGCTTAACTTTGCAAGAAGCACAGGAAAAAATTCGCTCTAGCTTAGATCGTTATGTCATTAATCCAAAGATATTATTATCACTAAGTGGGCAACGTCAAGATTTGAGTTTTCAAGGAACAATTAGTCAAGACGGCAATATATTGGTTCCACAAGTCGGGAAAGTTTTTATACAAGGCTTAAGTTTAGAAGAAGCCCAAGAAAAAATTCGCTTGGCCTTAAGTCCGATTACTACTGATACAGTCATATTATCTTTGACACAGATGCGTCCAGTACAAATTACAATTACAGGGGAAGTATTTCGTCCAGGAATTTATTCTGCGGGTTCAGGAATGCCGCGAATTACTGATCTTTTGCCTTTAGCAGGTGGTTCTACCTTGACCGCTGACCTCAGACAAGTGCTAATTCGTCGTCAATTAACTGATGGTTCCATAGTTTCACAAACTATTAATTTATATACGGCTTTGCAAAATGGTGGTTCACTGCCTCAGGTGCGCTTACAAGATGGGGATTCAATAATTATACCTCGTCGAGAACTTGGTACTGATGACGGTTATGATCGTAAATTGGTGGCACGTTCAAATTTAGCTATCCCCCAGATTAAAGTCCGAGTTCTCAACTATGCTGCGGGAGGAATTTCCCTTCAATCGTTACCCAATGGCAGTACATTTCTAGACGTGTTAGGAAGTGTTCCTCTGAATACTGCTAATCTTAGAGATATTGCATTGGTTCGTTTTGATCCTGAAAAAGGAAAAGCTGTTACTCAAAGACTTGATGCGAAAAAGGCACTTAGTGGCGATGTTTCTCAAAATGTAGCATTACAAGATAATGATGTAATTGTTGTTGGCAGAAATCTTGTTGGTAAACTTACTAATTTATTGAGTACTATCACCCAACCTTACTTTAATGTACAATCATTTATCCGCTTTTTTGAAAATTTTGGTAGCGGCTTATTTGGTGGTGGGTCAAATTAAAAACTTTTCCAAAAATTATGATTGATAACTAATAATTAATAACCAATTAAATGCTATGACACCACCAATTGTTAAACGTTATATAATTGCATTTGAAAAGTATAAATGGGTTGGAATAGCTAGTTCTTGTTTAGTAGTAGCTGGTTCTATAGTAGTTGCAATACAACCAGATCCACCAGTTACCTACGTAGCACAATCTGCTTTAAACTACGTTAGTCCAACAATTTCTTTCTCCAAAACAGGGACAGATATTCAAGAACAAGGTAAAGAACTAACAGAAGATATTTTATTATCCAACCAAATTCTTGAAACTGTGGCAGCTAAAGTCAAAACTAAACCAAAAACGATTGGTTCTAATGTGACAATTAAATTTCCTAAGGGAGACAAAAGTGGGAAATTAAACTCCATTATCCTGAGTTATGTAGATAGCAATCCTAACAGAGCTAAAGAGGTATTGAACGAATTGATGAAGTTAATGGTTCAGTTAAGTGGTGAGATTAATACTGGACGATTAAAAACTATTATTAAAAAATTAAATGATCGCTTACCAGAGTTTAAACAAGAACTCCAAGCCGCTGAAAATAAACTAGAAGAGTATGATCGCCGAGAAAGACCAGCAATTTTTGCAGCTGAAAATGGAAGTTTGCTAGGTGGGATTACGTCTAGCCAGAATCAACAAAGACAAATTCAATTTACCATTTCTGGGATTGATGCCCAAATCCGTAGTTTAGAAAATAAATTGGGGTTAACAGTCGGACAGGCTTATGTTTCTTCAGCTTTGAGTGCCGATCCAATTATTGCCAGCTTGCGATCGCAAATTTATCAAGTTGAATCACAAATAGCTGTTCTTAAAAAAGATTTACGACCTGAACACCCCACAATGATTCAATTACAGCGTCAAAAAGAAGCCTCTGAAGAATTACTTCAAGAACGTGCCTCTGAGGTGTTAGGTGGTGGTGGGATGGCAGCTCCTATCCGGGGTAATGTTACGGGGATTCGTACCCAAAGTAGTCTAGATCCCACGCGACAGGCATTAGCAAACCAAATGGTAGCTTTGCAAACTCAACGAGAGACCCTAGAACAACAACTAAAACAGCAAAAGCAACAAGAGGAACAATTAAGGAGAGAATCTTCTCTTGTACCCAATAAACAATTAGAGCGATCGCGTTTGGAGCAGGTAGTTGGACTGAAAAAAGCTATCTATGACCAAATGCAAGCCAAGCTAACTGACGCTAAAACTGCAGAAGCAGAAACTGTCAGTAGTCTCAGTATTGCTAATCAGCCAACAGTGAGTGCAACACAGATTAAACCAAAAAGTGTGCCTTCTACATTAGCTATCGGTGGCTTCTTAGGTGTAGTTATTGGTGGGGGTATTATATTTTTGTTGGGGTCATTGGAAGGAACTTTCAAAACCAGAGAAGATATCCGCGAAAGTCTCAAACAAAAGGAAGTGCTACTGCTAGGAGAATTGCCTTTGATCCCAGTTGATGATTTGGATCAAGAAGCCTTACCAGTCCTGCTTTCTTCAGACTCGCCATACTTAGAGTTTTATGAAAAGTTTCGTAGTAATTTGCGCCGGATAGGTGGTCAAAACTTGAAGGTGATATTGATTACTAGCGTCAGTAGTCAGGAAGGGAAAACAGTCAGTGCTTATAACTTGGGTATAGCTTCCGCACTGGCTGGTAAAAGAACCTTAATTATCGAAACCGATTTGCGATCGCCCTCCCGTGCTTCAGCCTTGAAAGTTTCTCCTGATTCCTATGCTACTATTGAACCTCTGCTTTATTATTCCAGCTTGAGTGACTGCATTCGCTTAGTTCCCGATGTAGAAAATTTATACATTATTCCCAGCGCCGGACCAGTACGTCAATCTGCTGCTATTATCGAATCAGGGGAAATGCGCCGTCTCATAGAAGACGCACGCGAACGCTATGATTTAGTTATATTGGATACCAATCCTCTCAGTATTTCCAATGATCCATTATTAATTCAACCCTACAGTGATGGTATAATTCTGGTGGCACGACCAAACCATACACAAGAAAATATGTTAGGTGAAGCCATTGATCAATTGGTAGAAGATGAGTTGGGGCTGTTAGGAGCTATTATTAATGGTGCTGATATCAAAGTTAATATACCTGCACCAGTAGTAGAATTACTTGTCTCGCCGCCGGAAATAGACTTAGAAGTTATCGAACCAGCAGCCGAAATTTCAACTATTTTCGGCAAAAAATAGAGACTAATCACGCTGAAGCAACCTAAACAGGGGAGCAAAAATCATCCCGAACACAAAACCACCGATATGCGCCCAGTAAGCAACACCTCCAGTTTCTACACTCATATTGGCAGATGCTTGCAGACTAGCAAAACCAGAAATCAAATTTTGAATAAAGAAAAGACCAATCATTACCACTGCGGGAACATTGATGATGGTGACAAAAAAACCTAGGAAAACTAAGGTTTTAATTTTTGCTTGAGGAAACCAAAGCAGATATGCACCTAAGACCCCAGCAATTGCACCACTAGCCCCCAAGGAAGGAATAGCAGAATTCATACCAATAAACCATTGACATAAGGCAGCAGAAGCACCACAAAACAGATAAAAAATTAGATATTTAAAATGTCCTAAGCGATCTTCAATATTGTTACCAAATATCCATAAATACAGCATATTTGATATGAGATGCCACCAACCACCATGTAAAAATTGTGAAGTAAATAACGTTGTCCACTCCCCAGCAAAGTTATTTGTCAACTCTTGTGGTACTACAGCATATAACTGAAAAAACTGCTCTAATTGCCCATTAGACAAATTTACTTCATGCCAGAAAATGAAAATATTCATTCCAATCAATCCGTAAGTGAAATACGGAGTGATTCGTGTTGGGTTTTCATCGTAAAGAGGAAACACAGGAGTTTTTTCTCATGATATATTAATTGCAATATAACCTGATTGGCTGGAAATTGATCAGCGAAACCGAAAATAATTCCGTGTATTTATTGTAGCAATCTCTATTTAAATACCAGTTATTTTTATAAAAATTTTAAAGGAATTTGCGAGAAATTGTTCACATATATAAAGTCATGATCTACAGATGTAGTTTGTCTATTTAATCCACAAACGTTGAAATTAGCAGCACTGGCCGCAGCTAACTCTTTTGAAGAGTCAGACAGGAACAAAATTTCTGGCGGGAGGACAAGTAATTCTTCTGCAATGGTAAGGTAAGACTGACTCTCCGTCTTATTGCCTGTAGTTGTATCGAAGTACATGGAGAATAATGGAGTTAAATCCCCCATTAAAGTATTTTTAAACAATAGTTTCTGAGCAGCAATAGAACCGGAAGAATAGACAGCTAGGGTTAAACCCTTAGCATACCAATGTTGAAGACATTTGACAGCATCAGGATACACATGAGCCTTCAGATCACCACTGTCATAACCTTCTTCCCAGATTAAACCTTGTAGAGTTTTTAATGGAGTAATTTTGCGGTCTTCAGTGTGCCAAATCATCAACTGACTCAGGCAGCTTTCCACATCAAGATTTGATTGGTTATTAATTTCTCTAACTTGTTGGAAGATATCTTGAATAATCGACAATTCTAGGTGATTATATACCCAGTCTGATAAATGTTTTGCAGAATACGGAAAAAGCACTTCATGTACAAAACTAATATCGGTGGTAGTACCCTCAATATCGGTCAGAATAATTTTAAGTCGGTTGCCTTGGTAAGTAACTGTCATAGAAATATTTGGTATGTAGGAAACGAGCGTGTCTTTAGACCTGAGAGGAAAGCAACACCAGCGCTAATCAGCTTGTGATGGACAAATAACAACTTTAAAATTTTAGTATAGATTGCGATCGCAAATCTTCTGAAGCTGGGCGCAAGCAAATTTATATCATGTCCGGTTGTTCGCGTAGCGTCTCGTCAGAAATATACTTATCATTTAGACTGACGCGGAGAATTTTTTTTGATAACTGAATTAGGCGGAAATGATATGACGGCGTTACATAATTGCAGGATGATTTGAGAATCTGCATCAATATATAATCACCATGTCCCCGTGTCCCCGCGTCAGCCTCAATCATCCCCTTATTCAGCAACGCCGATACGTATCAGTGTCCTCAGATACCCAGCCCTCTATTCAAACACCATCTAAATTTCCCATAGTTCAATAAACGCATTATACTTACCAAAGCTTATACTAGATTAAGCTGTATATATCCTCCCTGTATCGGTTTCTAGGTGCAATTAGACTATGCTGCTAGGTGGACGTTATGAAATGATCGAAGTCTTAGGAACTGGTGGTTTTGGCGTTACTTATAAAGCTACAGACACCCAAAAACCCAGTAAACCTATATGTGTGGTGAAGGAACTTCTCCCTCAACACCACTTTAATGTTCGTGTTGCGAATTTTTTTGATAAAGAAGCAAGAATTTTAGAGGTATTGGGTACACATTCTCAAATTCCTCACCTACTAGCGTACTTTGAGGAAAACCAAAAATTCTACATAGTGCAGGAATTTATTCAGGGACGGTGTTTAGACAAAGAAATTCTCCGCGGTAAGCAGCTTAGTGAGGGTTATGTCACAAAATTATTACAGGATGTTTTAGAAGTTTTAGCATTTGTCCACCAGCAAGGGGTGATTCACCGCGATATCAAACCGCCAAATCTCATTCGGCGACAGCAAGATGGCAAAGTATGTTTAATTGACTTTGGAATAGTCAAGGAAATGGCTACCCAAATGCTCAATAGTCATGGTAATCTGCAAAGTTCAATTGTGGCAGGTACTTATGGTTATATGCCATCAGAACAGGCTAGAGGAAAAACTGTTTTTCAAAGTGATATTTATGCTGTCGGGATAACTGCTATTCAAGCCTTAACAGGTTTACATCCCCAAAATATTGAAGAAAACCCAGAAACAGGAGAATTAGAATGGAAACAAGCAGTCCAAGTCAGTAACAATTTAACGGAAGTACTCACAAAAATGGTGCGTCGTCACTATAGCTTACGCTACTCCAATGCTCAAACAGCTTTGGCGGATTTAAAAAAATTAACTTCTTCTCTACCTACAGTAATTCCAGTTCCTACTCCTGTCAGAAATATATATTATCAAGAAACAGCAAATCTCGCTCAACAAAGTAACGGAAAATTTTCTTCTACAGTGTTGAAAATATTGGAAGTTAAAAGAATTGAGTTAGGCTTATCTGAACTAGAAGCACGGGAAATTAGATCAGCAGTTTTACAACCCTATCGAGAGTCTGAACGTCAACAACTAAGAATGCGTCAGGAACAAGAAAGCAAGTTGAAAGAGTATCAACAAGTATTCATGAATGCTGTTAACAAGCAGTATCCTTTTAGTCCATCAATGATTAAAGACTTGAAAGACTATCGTCAATTCCTAGGTTTAAAGAATGAAGAAATTGCTATGATAGAGCAACAAATTCTGGCTTTTAAAAGAGCAGAATATGAACGTCAACAACAAGAAATAAAAAAAATAAATCAAAATCAGCAATCTATTTCAACAGGTTCAATAGCAGGAAATAATCCTCAGCCAGAATCAGAAAATATATTAAGTGACAAACTAGAATCTTCTTCTATTTTTAAAACTAAATTAGTTGAATTTGAGACGGCAGAACTAATTTTAAAATCTAGATTTTTGGGTTTAGGAACAGCCTGGGAAATTCAGCGCAGTCAGAAAAAAGCAGAGTTATTTTTAGAAGAATTAGAAAATGGCATAATTTTAGAACTAGTTATTATTCCTAGTGGTACTTTTTTAATGGGTTCACCAGAAAATGAACTAGAAAGCACCGATAGGGGAAGTCCTCAACATCAAGTGACTATCAAACCATTTTTTATGGGGAAATTTACTGTCACCCAAGCACAATGGAAAGCTGTTTCTTGTTTCCCAAAAGTTCAAATTGATTTAAACCCAGACCCATCTCATTTTAAAGGTGCTAACCGACCAGTCGAACAAATATCATGGTATGAAGCACAGGAGTTTTGCGCGAGATTATCACGAAAAACAGGTAAATTATATCGTTTACCCAGTGAAGCAGAATGGGAATATGCTTGTCGTGCAGGTACAACTACACCATTTTATTTTGGTGCTACTCTTAGCACTAATTTAGCAAATTATAATGGTGAATATGTTTATAGTAATGGCTCAAAAGGTGTTAACCGCAAAGAAACTACAAATGTAGGAACTTTTCCCGCTAATGCTTTCGGTTTACACGATATGCATGGTAATGTATGGGAATGGTGCGAAGATGGTTGGTATGATAATTATATAGGTGCGCCAATTGATGGTAGTGCGCGACTGAGTAGAAGTGATAAACATCCTCGTCGTTTGCTGCGCGGTGGTTCTTGGTCTTATCGTCCTGTTTACTGTCGTTCTGCGTATCGCGTTAATTACGTTGCGACTTGCAAGGATTTCAATCACGGTTTTCGTGTTGCTTGTTCTGCTACGAGTTAGTAGTTCTTTATCAAATATTCCTACTTCACAAAATAAGATTTTTTAATTACATAAATCATGTTTTCTACCAATTCTCTAGAGAATCAACTTCAACGCTGGAACAAAATTATTCATAATCAACCAAATAACCCTAATGCTTACATTCAACGAGGGATGTTTTACTTTAAACTAGCTAAAGTTGAGGAATCAATTCAAGATTTTGACACCGCAGAAAAATTAGATTCTAAAATCACACCCTATCTTTGGCAACGTGGTTTATCTTATTATTATGTTGAAAGATTTGCTGAGGGTGCTAAACAGTTTGAAATAGATTTAACTGTAAATTCTCAAGATGTGGAAGAAACAGTTTGGAGATATCTTTGTATTGCTCGTTTATCAGGTGTGACAGAAGCGCGTAATTCTCTATTACCTGTGAAAAATGACTCCAGACAAATTATGCGTTCTGTCTATGATTTGTTTGCGGGAAATTGTACAACTGATGATGTGTTAAATGTGGGTAAGTTGCATGGAGTAAAGGGTAATTTTTACAGTCATCTTTATTTAGGTTTGTATTATGAAGCTGAGAATAATGTGGAGTTAGCGCAAGAGTATATTGTTAAAGCTGCTGATAATTACAAGATTGATGACTATATGTGGTATTTAGCAGTGGTGCATAAAAAATTGCGGGGGTGGATGTAGCGCGTTAAAAACGGATGCTGTTATAATACCTAAATACCAACAAACGCTAAAATCTTAACTCAAAAAGCTGTACACAATATGTCTTTAGAAATTCAATTTAGAAACCTGGTTGATACCACAAGCTCAACATTAGCTGAATATGATATAGAGAAATTAGATTTTTATAGGCAGTATGAACACTATGGAATAGCTTATGACGATTCTTTAAAAGGTGAAATAGTAGAGCTTCATCTTCAACGAGTAGTACAAGAATCTCTTTGTGGTGGCTGTGACTCTGATTTTAAGGTATCACATTTACGGAAATTAAGAGAATATTTTATTCTAAGCTATATAGTTGATAAAAAAACTTTACAGCCTTATTTGGCTATTTTAGAAAAAATTCTCTTCTTTATAACAAACGGTAGTATTTATTCTTTAGATCATGAAAATCAATGGCGAACAGCTATTCAAGCAGTTAAGGATATTAGAACTCTAGCTGGTCCGATTGCAGAACCTAGCATGGAAGACTTTCAAGAAAGATATAAACGTCAATTTGCAGTAGGTTGTGCAGCCAAGAATTTAAAGGAAAAAGGCTATGAATTAAGTATTGAAGATGGAAAAGTAATAATGAACCCTTCAGAAAAAGAGAGATTAATCAAGCAACTTGAGGATGATATAAAATTTCTTGGTGGTATAAACGTAGTTTCTAATTTATTTGCTTGGATAGAAAATGAATATTCGTTTAATCATAAACAAGAAAGATATCATTTAGTCCGCACTTTTGACTCAAATGAGCCAAATGTACCTGTATCTTATCTTATAAATCTTGCTGTTAAAAATCCTCTAAAATCACCTAAATTAATTTCTGGTTCTCCAGAAGATACTTGGAAAAGATTAATTGAAACTTCTAGGGAATTTGCAGCAATATTTGATGTACAGCTTTACGAACGACTTCCAATATTTTTCCAAACAATAGACACTTTAGTCAACTTTTTACAAGATATTACAGTTTATGATAGCATATTTACTCTAACTCAATTGCGACCATCTGATGTTTTAAGAATTTTACGTGGTTTGTTTGGATGGATTGATAGAGGTTTGTTTAGAACTAAAACAGGGTTAGATTTAGATCAAATTTTTGAAGTTATAGAGACAATTATTCAATCAGCAAATCATGATAGAACACCAACTTATTATGATTTTCAATCTCTAGCATCAAAAATGCCCAATATTTCTCACGAAAGTCTGAGAAACATCTTAGATATCCTATCACATGAGAAATCTGCTAATCACAACTTAAAATTCCCCAATGATATTTCATCTGTAGATTTTCAATTTAAGCCTCTTTTGAAAACAAGCAATGATGAATATGTAATGTTAAATCCATCATGGTGTTCACCTGCTTTTTATCAAGCTATTATTTCTTTTCTAAAACAAAATGAATATATAATTTCTTATATTAAACAGCAATTTGACAATAAAAGCCTTGATCAAAAAGTTGGTCATCAAATAGAAGAATTTATTAAAGAGGAGTTTCAAAAAAAAGGAATATCTTGCAAATTCGGTAAATATAAGATTAATGGTATCCAAGGTGAATGTGACTTAGTTGTGGAAACTAAGGATACAATAATATTTATTGAAGTTAAAAAGAAAGAATTAACGCCACAAGCCAAGGGTGGTAATCAAGTTGATATATTTCTTGATATTACTAGAAGTTTAATAAAAGCACAAACTCAGCTTGCAGGACATGAAGAATTAATTAGGGAATCTGGTTGCTTACCGCTAAAAACTGGTTCAAGAATTGATTTAGATGGAAGAGATGTTGCTAAAATAGCAATTACACTATCAGATTTTGGTGGACTCAATGATAGAAATGTTGTATTTTTACTCGATCTAATGATTAGGAATCAAATTGATATAACCGATTTACTATTTCAAACAAAAGCTGATAAAGTTCAGGAGGAAATAAATGACCTTTTAAACAAACTAAATAATTTAAACTCTACTACTTCCAACTCTTCACCTTTTTCCAACAGTTGGTTTCTTAGTGTTCCACAGTTATTAGTTTTACTTGATAACGTAAATTCTAATGAATCGCTAAAAGCAGAACTATGGAAAACACGCAACCCATCTACAGGTACACTCGATTCTTATTTTGAATATTTTTATTTTGATAAGGTAAGGACATACAGAAATGATATACAAAGTTTATGATATTGTAGGTGAATATGCTATCACCGTTGAT contains the following coding sequences:
- a CDS encoding polysaccharide biosynthesis tyrosine autokinase, giving the protein MTPPIVKRYIIAFEKYKWVGIASSCLVVAGSIVVAIQPDPPVTYVAQSALNYVSPTISFSKTGTDIQEQGKELTEDILLSNQILETVAAKVKTKPKTIGSNVTIKFPKGDKSGKLNSIILSYVDSNPNRAKEVLNELMKLMVQLSGEINTGRLKTIIKKLNDRLPEFKQELQAAENKLEEYDRRERPAIFAAENGSLLGGITSSQNQQRQIQFTISGIDAQIRSLENKLGLTVGQAYVSSALSADPIIASLRSQIYQVESQIAVLKKDLRPEHPTMIQLQRQKEASEELLQERASEVLGGGGMAAPIRGNVTGIRTQSSLDPTRQALANQMVALQTQRETLEQQLKQQKQQEEQLRRESSLVPNKQLERSRLEQVVGLKKAIYDQMQAKLTDAKTAEAETVSSLSIANQPTVSATQIKPKSVPSTLAIGGFLGVVIGGGIIFLLGSLEGTFKTREDIRESLKQKEVLLLGELPLIPVDDLDQEALPVLLSSDSPYLEFYEKFRSNLRRIGGQNLKVILITSVSSQEGKTVSAYNLGIASALAGKRTLIIETDLRSPSRASALKVSPDSYATIEPLLYYSSLSDCIRLVPDVENLYIIPSAGPVRQSAAIIESGEMRRLIEDARERYDLVILDTNPLSISNDPLLIQPYSDGIILVARPNHTQENMLGEAIDQLVEDELGLLGAIINGADIKVNIPAPVVELLVSPPEIDLEVIEPAAEISTIFGKK
- a CDS encoding bifunctional serine/threonine-protein kinase/formylglycine-generating enzyme family protein is translated as MLLGGRYEMIEVLGTGGFGVTYKATDTQKPSKPICVVKELLPQHHFNVRVANFFDKEARILEVLGTHSQIPHLLAYFEENQKFYIVQEFIQGRCLDKEILRGKQLSEGYVTKLLQDVLEVLAFVHQQGVIHRDIKPPNLIRRQQDGKVCLIDFGIVKEMATQMLNSHGNLQSSIVAGTYGYMPSEQARGKTVFQSDIYAVGITAIQALTGLHPQNIEENPETGELEWKQAVQVSNNLTEVLTKMVRRHYSLRYSNAQTALADLKKLTSSLPTVIPVPTPVRNIYYQETANLAQQSNGKFSSTVLKILEVKRIELGLSELEAREIRSAVLQPYRESERQQLRMRQEQESKLKEYQQVFMNAVNKQYPFSPSMIKDLKDYRQFLGLKNEEIAMIEQQILAFKRAEYERQQQEIKKINQNQQSISTGSIAGNNPQPESENILSDKLESSSIFKTKLVEFETAELILKSRFLGLGTAWEIQRSQKKAELFLEELENGIILELVIIPSGTFLMGSPENELESTDRGSPQHQVTIKPFFMGKFTVTQAQWKAVSCFPKVQIDLNPDPSHFKGANRPVEQISWYEAQEFCARLSRKTGKLYRLPSEAEWEYACRAGTTTPFYFGATLSTNLANYNGEYVYSNGSKGVNRKETTNVGTFPANAFGLHDMHGNVWEWCEDGWYDNYIGAPIDGSARLSRSDKHPRRLLRGGSWSYRPVYCRSAYRVNYVATCKDFNHGFRVACSATS
- a CDS encoding rhomboid family intramembrane serine protease — protein: MFPLYDENPTRITPYFTYGLIGMNIFIFWHEVNLSNGQLEQFFQLYAVVPQELTNNFAGEWTTLFTSQFLHGGWWHLISNMLYLWIFGNNIEDRLGHFKYLIFYLFCGASAALCQWFIGMNSAIPSLGASGAIAGVLGAYLLWFPQAKIKTLVFLGFFVTIINVPAVVMIGLFFIQNLISGFASLQASANMSVETGGVAYWAHIGGFVFGMIFAPLFRLLQRD
- a CDS encoding polysaccharide biosynthesis/export family protein gives rise to the protein MRTFSALCFLTIQVCVSLITSIPPVVAQPSTSSEPAPEQFSAPAASNENQEISPQFSRYFLGIGDGIAVVVQRPPGIYRLGVGDSIAVTVERFPDLSFQAAINLEGNIVVPLLGVISLQGLTLQEAQEKIRSSLDRYVINPKILLSLSGQRQDLSFQGTISQDGNILVPQVGKVFIQGLSLEEAQEKIRLALSPITTDTVILSLTQMRPVQITITGEVFRPGIYSAGSGMPRITDLLPLAGGSTLTADLRQVLIRRQLTDGSIVSQTINLYTALQNGGSLPQVRLQDGDSIIIPRRELGTDDGYDRKLVARSNLAIPQIKVRVLNYAAGGISLQSLPNGSTFLDVLGSVPLNTANLRDIALVRFDPEKGKAVTQRLDAKKALSGDVSQNVALQDNDVIVVGRNLVGKLTNLLSTITQPYFNVQSFIRFFENFGSGLFGGGSN
- the mtnC gene encoding acireductone synthase, with the translated sequence MTVTYQGNRLKIILTDIEGTTTDISFVHEVLFPYSAKHLSDWVYNHLELSIIQDIFQQVREINNQSNLDVESCLSQLMIWHTEDRKITPLKTLQGLIWEEGYDSGDLKAHVYPDAVKCLQHWYAKGLTLAVYSSGSIAAQKLLFKNTLMGDLTPLFSMYFDTTTGNKTESQSYLTIAEELLVLPPEILFLSDSSKELAAASAANFNVCGLNRQTTSVDHDFIYVNNFSQIPLKFL